A stretch of the Lolium perenne isolate Kyuss_39 chromosome 3, Kyuss_2.0, whole genome shotgun sequence genome encodes the following:
- the LOC139838127 gene encoding protein MAINTENANCE OF MERISTEMS-like — MTVTLQDMSMILALPIEGKPLCIDTSCEDWRGKMFDLIGKAPDEIVNKRGEKLRVSAGATFTWISQNFKTCPEGASRDVIKLYARVYVWYVITRTLFPDCSGNTAQWHWLKALTKMETKWSWGSAALAFLYCQLDEACCRIGKDACIGGPLLLLPIWSWERFPVGRPRVLDYKKYNDHSNQLRRPTWAYQWDIVSEFSGDPIAAYQTYTNEFDNLTPEQVNIFIP, encoded by the exons ATGACCGTGACTTTGCAGGACATGTCGATGATACTTGCACTCCCCATTGAGGGGAAGCCACTATGTATCGACACATCTTGTGAAGACTGGCGTGGCAAGATGTTTGACCTTATTGGCAAGGCTCCTGATGAGATTGTAAACAAGAGGGGTGAGAAATTAAGGGTCTCCGCCGGGGCTACTTTCACTTGGATCTCACAGAACTTCAAGACATGCCCGGAGGGAGCCAGCCGTGATGTGATTAAGCTATACGCACGTGTGTATGTGTGGTATGTTATCACGAGAACTCTATTTCCTGACTGCAGTGGGAATACCGCTCAGTGGCACTGGTTGAAGGCGTTAACCAAAATGGAGACTAAATGGAGTTGGGGTTCGGCGGCATTGGCCTTCTTGTACTGCCAG ttggacgaagcttgttgCAGGATCGGTAAGGACGCTTGCATTGGTGGTCCGTTGCTTCTTCTACCGATTTGGAGCTGGGAGCGCTTCCCTGTCGGAAGGCCTCGTGTTCTCGATTACAAGAAGTACAATGATCACAGCAACCAGTTGCGGCGACCCACTTGGGCTTATCAGTGGGACATTGTCTCCGAGTTCAGTGGCGACCCAATAGCGGCCTATCAGACGTACACCAACGAGTTTGATAACCTAACACCGGAGCAGGTGAATATTTTCATCCCATAA